The following proteins come from a genomic window of Dermacentor albipictus isolate Rhodes 1998 colony chromosome 8, USDA_Dalb.pri_finalv2, whole genome shotgun sequence:
- the LOC135907762 gene encoding uncharacterized protein: MGVHRRLVLLKKRLLLMKMRDLEEKKKRKRKFWVHPIWQVRKEEGEYHTAFPVMKTDEDMFFRYYRMSPKQFDDLHSIVRRDLRRNFVCREPLCSEERLAITLRYLSSGMAIKQIALAFRVAPATCRLVIHNACRVIWKHLEPLYLPGTFSIVLMAIVDAKYKFMMVDVGAPGRHSDGGVFKSCTFGKKLNDGVVALPAAVRLPKSQKVAPHVFVGDEAFQLRTDFLRPFPGKGMLPIQRVFNYRLSRARRIVENAFGILTARWRILLGPMNLLPKNATFAVLACCALHNFISSARETTYCPPGYVDSEDDYGNIVPGQWRSDAVSSSLLDLETTPSRNYRASAADTRNLFAQYFFNEGAIAWQWAHTGLTVPQNT, translated from the exons ATGGGGGTACATCGGCGTCTTGTGTTGTTAAAAAAAAGATTACTGCTGATGAAGATGAGGGAcctagaagaaaagaagaaaagaaagaggaaattcTGGGTGCACCCCATCTGGCAAGTCAGAAAGGAGGAGGGTGAATACCACACCGCG TTTCCAGTCATGAAGACAGATGAAGACATGTTCTTCCGATACTATCGGATGAGTCCGAAGCAATTTGACGACCTGCACAGCATTGTCCGCAGGGACTTGAGGAGGAATTTTGTTTGCCGGGAGCCTCTTTGCTCTGAAGAGAGACTTGCTATAACCCTCAG GTACCTATCCTCGGGAATGGCAATCAAGCAGATAGCACTCGCATTTCGAGTTGCGCCAGCAACATGTCGGCTTGTGATTCACAATGCCTGCAGAGTGATCTGGAAGCACTTGGAGCCGCTCTACCTGCCT GGGACGTTCTCCATTGTTTTGATGGCCATCGTGGATGCAAAGTACAAGTTCATGATGGTAGATGTCGGTGCACCAGGCCGACACAGTGACGGCGGAGTCTTCAAATCGTGCACATTTGGAAAAAAGCTAAACGATGGCGTCGTGGCCCTACCAGCAGCAGTACGCCTTCCAAAAAGCCAGAAGGTTGCGCCGCATGTTTTCGTCGGGGACGAAGCATTCCAATTGAGGACAGATTTTTTGCGTCCATTCCCGGGCAAAGGCATGCTGCCAATCCAGAGGGTATTCAACTACCGGCTGAGCAGAGCAAG GCGCATCGTGGAAAATGCCTTTGGCATTTTGACAGCTCGTTGGAGAATCTTGCTGGGGCCCATGAACCTTCTACCTAAAAATGCAACCTTTGCTGTCCTGGCTTGCTGCGCTCTCCATAACTTCATCTCTTCTGCCCGGGAAACAACCTACTGTCCACCAGGCTATGTGGATTCCGAGGATGATTATGGGAATATCGTCCCAGGCCAGTGGAGAAGTGATGCTGTGTCAAGTAGCCTGCTTGACCTTGAAACAACGCCGTCTAGGAACTACAGAGCAAGTGCTGCTGACACAAGGAATCTTTTCGCCCAGTACTTTTTTAATGAAGGTGCCATTGCATGGCAGTGGGCTCACACTGGACTTACAGTGCCACAGAATACATAG